TACTTTCTAGATGACATCCAATACGATTTTTATTCTGAGAACTAATAAGTGCGAGTAAAACACTAAAAAACTAGCTTGCTTTTCCCTGTCTTTAGGCAGCTGTCTTAATTCTTTTAGACTTTACCACCTTTGTCTCAGCAAAGTCAACAGTCCTTTTATCCACCTCCACTTTCTCGGTTTTAATTGTAGTTGTGTCAGTGATTTGGTTAATGCCATTGTTCAAATCGGCCAAATCAGATGCAAAAAGCACCGACTGGGCCCATCCAGCGTATGGACCAAATAAGGTCTTGAAGAATCCTCTGATGTCTTCATACACTTGCTTGTTCATGGTCTTCAAGTCCCTCTTTCCCTTAAACCTGTAGTCTCTTATGGCAATTTGGTATACGTGAGTATCAACTGGTACAATCTCATGTTTATCAAGTGCCATCAAGCATATACAGTCAGCCACCTTAGGACCCACCCCGTCAAGTAACAAAAGGAACTCATGTGCCTCTTCATATGGACTCTTTCTCATTGCATGTAAAGTTTTCGTTGTGATATGTGGAAAACCATCATCGTCAACAAATTTGCAGGCAGTATTATAAATATATCTGGCTCTGTATCCAAATCCCAACTCCCGGAGCTTTTGCTCTGTGCCTGGTTTAGCAAGACTCGAAGGATCAGGAAACGAGTAGAACGATTCTCCTCCATACACGTTTATGAACTTTCCAAACTCACTGCAAAGACTATCACACATTTTGGAGATCCTCTTCACGTTATTATTTGATGAACAAATAAACGAAATGGTTGTCTCCCACGGATCTTGTCTAAGTATTCTTATACCAGGAAACTTCACAAACGGAGAGTTTTTGACCGATTTATTGTACTTTTGATTGACAATCAGCCAATCCAGATacaacttttcaagacTAGTAGACAAGGAAAAATAGTCCATGATAAACTCAAGCGTTTCTGATTCCCTCAACTTGAGAGGTTTCATAGTTTTGTTATCCTCTTCCATGATCCACGAGTAGTGTAAATGTTCTTCATCTTGTCTTAAAAGAACGATTCTATCGGATGTGGTGAAGGACCAGACATGGTCGATGTTTTTCCATCTGAAAGTCTGTCCACATCTCAACACTCTTGATAACGACAACTCGACCGGTTTTAGAGGAAGGCTCTTCCATACTATATCTATAGTCATCCTGAATTTCAATTACTATGGTGATTTgaaagttttcaaagtcgCGTCGCAGCTTTTTTTATCTTATCATAAGAGATAATGGAAGAATGCCCTATATGCTCTCATTCTTTTCCTCTGAATGAGCTAGAGCTTCATGTAAACTCCTGTTTAGATATGGAAGAACAACGCAAAACCAAGAAGCGAAAAGTTCGAACTGAAAAGGcatccaaagaaaaggccAAACCTCTCAACCCGTTTGAAGCATTAGGTCTTAAACGTGAttcatttgaagatagAAAGTCAAAAGCTGATAAGTCTGGAAAATCCGGTCCTTCTTTAACGAGTCTTCTCATAGAAGAAAAGCGAGTGAAAGCAAAGATTAAACTTGAAGCTGCTCAGTATGCTAAACAGACGGAGAGTACAAAAGTGCTGGAAGATGCAGAAAAAGATgaattgccaaagaaaaatgTGTCATTTGATGTCCCCAAACCATTGAAACTTGCTCCACAGGTGATACCAGAACCATCTAAAATGGTTCAAGCAATTGTGGAGTTGAGAAGAGATTCGAGACTACCACTTGCACAAAGGTTGAGACCTAAAACATTGGATGATTTTTATGGACAAGAGAAGTTAGTGGGGCCAAATGGGTTGCTACGAAACATATTAAGGTCGCAGGAGATTCCGTCTTTCATCTTATGGGGAGTTCCGGGAGTTGGTAAAACTACATTGGCTAGAATTATAGCCAATTCTACTGACTATagatttcttgaactttcGGGCCCTACTGCCACAGCTGCAAAATTGAGAGAAGCTTTTACTGCTGCAGAAAATGACAGAAAACTCACTGGGAAAAATACCTTGATatttttggatgaaattCATCGGTTCAACAAAGCTCAGCAAGATCTTCTCCTTCCTGTGATCGAAAAGGGTATAGTGACGGTTTTAGGTGCAACTACAGAAAATCCTTCATTCACTCTCAACAATGCTCTCCTATCCAGAATGCATACGTTTGTGATGGAGTCTTTAGATCACAAGGCTTTAGTGAGAATCATTCACAGAGGCTTATACTTACTAAATCAAACCAGAAAATACGTTTTCCATCTTCATCTCATTTCGTTGACTAAGGATGCCACAGATTATATAGCAGATCTCGGAAGTGGAGATGCCAGAGTGTCCTTGAACATCCTAGAGTCGGTGAATGCGTATCTTTCGGGTACCAAGTTTCAACATCTCGAGTCGGGGGAGGAAAAAATTAACAGTTTGAACAAGTTAGGAGTGGTCAAGATCGACAGGAGCGTTTTGGAGCCGTTGCTTTCAACTAGAAACTATCAAAAGATGTATCATCATCACGGGGAATCTCACTACGATACAATAAGTGCATTCCACAAATCTGTTAGAGGATCTGATCCTGATGCAGCCATCTTCTACCTTACTAAAATGCtagttggtggtgaagaccCATTGTTCATTGCCAGAAGAATGATCGTGATAGCCAGCGAAGACATCGGTTTAAGAGACAGTTCGTGTTTACCGTTTGCAGTGGCAGCCAAAGATGCATTGGAGTTCATTGGAATGCCAGAAGGTGAAATAATCTTAGCCCATTGTGCTGTAAGGCTTGCAAAAGCTCCAAAGTCCACCAAATCTTATAGAGCCTTGAGATCTGCCCAAAATATGTTTCAGGAGAACCCTGATGCTACGTCCTACAAGATACCGTTACATTTGCGTAATGCGCCGACCAAGCTTATGAAAGAAATGGGATATGGGGACACCTATAGGTATAATCCAAGCTTTGAAAATGGAAGAGTATCCCAAGAGTATATGCCTGAGGAGCTTAAAGGAACGaaatttgtggatgaaaaGCACTTCCTCGATGCGAGGGATCCAGAACTCAGCGACAAGGACTATTTGCAAGCTGAGGAAGACAGACTAGCTTATCTTGAGTTCAAGAAACAGAGGAAACAATTAAAGGAACAACTAATCCAAAAAGTCATAGACCATGATTGTAAACCCATGGAGACAAATGAGCACAATGATACTGGTGATGTGGGAGAGATCGCCACTACTTACCCTTACGACGAATTTCTCAGTAGAGAAGATCAACCGGAGTATTTTGATGGAAACGAGAAAGACCAATACTCCGACGACCCGGACTGTCTGACGAACTTCGAGGAAAGCTACGAGTATCTTCCACATGAGGACACTATCTGTGATGAGGAATTGATATTTGAAGAGGATAATGATATAACGAACACTGAATAATTTAATGCACTTTATTAAACTTAGGCAGACACGATTTGTGAAAATTGCAACTTTTGCTTATCATGATGTCGCGCTAAAACTATTTGATTTGATACAAGATGTGTGGTAGATACGCTATGACAGTAGTAAGTAGACATAATTATAGCAATTATATGCCATCCACACCCTTACTAACACCACTATCCAGGATGTCCAGCAATTGCCCCTGCAGTTCACCAGGACAGCTTTGCGAAGAGAAGACCCTGGATCCAGCAATACTGATGATGTCAAAAAAGTCACAGAAAATACATACTCCACAACTGAAACACACTTCAATGGATCGGAGGAGAACGTGAAAATATTTGTAATGAATGGATTAGAAGGTTACCGGCAGTCTTACAACGTTGCTCCCACCAAAAATGAGCTTATAATCTATAAACAATATTCGGCTGCCAACAATGTTGAATATATAATGGAAACCCTGGGGTTTGGGCTCGTTCCCAACTGGTCCAAACCAGGGAATACAGATCCTTTGAAAGAGGTTCGCAAACAGCAGGCCATGCATTTCAATTGTCGGCGTGAAACTTTATTGCAGACCTCGTCTATATGGAATGCATCCAAGAAAACCAGGTGTGTGGTGCCTATACAAGGATACTATGAATGGATGAAGATCAAGACACAGAAGGTACCCTACTACGTGTTCTCCAAAGACCAGCCGTTGATATACCTTGCTGGGTTCTACTCTCATAATAAGAATTTCACagacaacttcaataacGACCAATACTTGTCTACGTTTACCATAATCACGGGACCTGCGACCAAAGAGGATAGTAATGACTTATCGTGGCTCCACTCCCGAAAACCAATCTTTCTTAAGCCAGGAACTCAACAGTGGGACGACTGGTTGGACCCAAAAGTCCCGTGGAGCCACGAGCTCCAGATCGCGTGTTTGGACACACTCACAAACCCTGCATTTGAGTCAATTACATGCCATAAAGTCTCTAGAGACGTTGGAAACACCTCCAAAGATGGAGAATATCTTATAAAGGAGTTGAAGCAGGAAGAAAAGCGAGGAGCTATCGACtcattcttcaaaaaaaGACCTAACCCGCAAATCTCACCTTCCCCTGATGCCAAGAAGGTCAAGACAGAGCCATCTGTCAAGGAAGAACTCGATTAATGTTTCTGTATATCCTAATGAATTTTCGCCAGAAAGGGTCGTGCAACCCCAATCTGGTATCTTTCGGTTTTTGCGCGAGTGAAAATTTTGTCAAACCTCTAACTACTATGCCTACCACTACTAAATGTGTAATAAGATCCATAAGGTCTGTGCGTGAACTAGGCGTGCGGTATAACTCTACCCAGTCATCGGAAAACACCCTCCACTTGAATCCTCATGTGTGGGAAGGCTTGCCAGCCGACCGAATTTTTGAATTGCACAATCTCCGCAAGGATTCGTTGAAGCAAAACTATAATCctaatgatgatgaaagAAGAGCCATCTTGTCGACATTTACTTCGTTAACCAAAAAGAAAGCTCCCTTGGACTATGTTTACGAAATcgacaacttcaaagaaaggTATATGAATAACACTCCTGTCAAGTTAAGAGGATTACCCCCAAAGAAGAGTAATGTTGAGGTTGTTGCCAGCGGTCAAACTCCACACGACTTACGAAGACGACAGGAGTTGAACCGAGTCAGTGCATTTGAAATGCCTTTGTTGGCTAAACTTCGTCAGCCTTATGTTCCAGAGAGTGATGAGGAAACCCCAATTGAGTTGACTTACTATACTGATTTCAGCAACGAAGCAAACTCTTCGAACCGCCGGGTGACCTTATCAGTGGCATTAAAACACCTACAATTGAACGAGAATCAGACCAGAAAATTCATGATTTTGGCCGGAAACAAGTTCAATCATAATACTAAGGTGTTGAAATTCACCATTGACGAATACCCAGAACCAACCCAAAATGCCCGtgctgctgctgaaaaATTCGCCAAATTGTTAAACGCCTCCAAGGACTTATCTGATGACTTCAGTGATATTCCAGTTGATACTCGTCACACCAAACCATGGAAACCATCAGTACAATTTCCGAAAGAATGGAGAAGACCGCAGGATGCACCAGTTGTCCAAAATAACATCATGAAAAAATTGGTTGAACACGTGAAACAAAAGAAGGATGAACAGTATGTCTCCAAGTTTTCTCCTTAGTCCATGCATCctttcatcttcttgtaTATATATAATAAACAAATGTACACTATAGTGGTTCCAGGGCAAAGTCGTACCAAACCCAATTTGTTGAGTCCGCGTTTTTCTGTCTATGCAACATTACTTGTAAAGCACTATTGGATTTCAAAAGGTAGTTGAATCCACTAGCTaattcatcaacttcagaCTCTTAGAGTCAGTATACAAGCTTAAATCACCTTAAAACACTAGAAAGCACAGAAACCCCTGCTTCGCTGAGTGACAAATGACAGTTACAGGATCCCATTCCGCTTCCACAACGCTAGATGATATAGTAAATGAATTGAAACTTACTTACGATGCATCTGTCGGACTCCTTGAAGGTGACGCCATCGGAGAAATTCCTAGTGTCAATATCCTTCTCAATCTCAGCAAGCTTTTGAATAACCTTTCGAAagatttgaacaattcgGAGCTGACTGATAATGATTTGATAGCTATTCTCCAGAGAAAAGTCGACGGAGAGGTCGAGGAGGTAGAGGAAGAACAGGAGGAAGGTTCAGAAGAGACGGGAGTATCAGAAGGTTTGAAGCGAGAACATCCAGAGCTCGTTgatgaggaagaggaggtAGCAAAGCCAAGCCCGAAGAGAGTAAAGGTGGAAGAACCACCTATAAGCgtggatgatgacgaagatgatgagcCTTTAATTACCAGAGAGAAGGCTCAACCAACTATACTAGTCGAAGAGGAACAAGAAGTGCAAACAGCCAA
The sequence above is drawn from the Yamadazyma tenuis chromosome 3, complete sequence genome and encodes:
- the MGS1 gene encoding DNA-dependent ATPase mgs1 (EggNog:ENOG503NVNB; BUSCO:EOG09261W2O; COG:O), yielding MEECPICSHSFPSNELELHVNSCLDMEEQRKTKKRKVRTEKASKEKAKPLNPFEALGLKRDSFEDRKSKADKSGKSGPSLTSLLIEEKRVKAKIKLEAAQYAKQTESTKVSEDAEKDELPKKNVSFDVPKPLKLAPQVIPEPSKMVQAIVELRRDSRLPLAQRLRPKTLDDFYGQEKLVGPNGLLRNILRSQEIPSFILWGVPGVGKTTLARIIANSTDYRFLELSGPTATAAKLREAFTAAENDRKLTGKNTLIFLDEIHRFNKAQQDLLLPVIEKGIVTVLGATTENPSFTLNNALLSRMHTFVMESLDHKALVRIIHRGLYLLNQTRKYVFHLHLISLTKDATDYIADLGSGDARVSLNILESVNAYLSGTKFQHLESGEEKINSLNKLGVVKIDRSVLEPLLSTRNYQKMYHHHGESHYDTISAFHKSVRGSDPDAAIFYLTKMLVGGEDPLFIARRMIVIASEDIGLRDSSCLPFAVAAKDALEFIGMPEGEIILAHCAVRLAKAPKSTKSYRALRSAQNMFQENPDATSYKIPLHLRNAPTKLMKEMGYGDTYRYNPSFENGRVSQEYMPEELKGTKFVDEKHFLDARDPELSDKDYLQAEEDRLAYLEFKKQRKQLKEQLIQKVIDHDCKPMETNEHNDTGDVGEIATTYPYDEFLSREDQPEYFDGNEKDQYSDDPDCSTNFEESYEYLPHEDTICDEELIFEEDNDITNTE
- the RSM24 gene encoding mitochondrial 37S ribosomal protein mS35 (EggNog:ENOG503P1QX; COG:J; BUSCO:EOG09264KIV) is translated as MPTTTKCVIRSIRSVRELGVRYNSTQSSENTLHLNPHVWEGLPADRIFELHNLRKDSLKQNYNPNDDERRAILSTFTSLTKKKAPLDYVYEIDNFKERYMNNTPVKLRGLPPKKSNVEVVASGQTPHDLRRRQELNRVSAFEMPLLAKLRQPYVPESDEETPIELTYYTDFSNEANSSNRRVTLSVALKHLQLNENQTRKFMILAGNKFNHNTKVLKFTIDEYPEPTQNARAAAEKFAKLLNASKDLSDDFSDIPVDTRHTKPWKPSVQFPKEWRRPQDAPVVQNNIMKKLVEHVKQKKDEQYVSKFSP
- a CDS encoding uncharacterized protein (EggNog:ENOG503NX9R; COG:S), which encodes MCGRYAMTVDVQQLPSQFTRTALRREDPGSSNTDDVKKVTENTYSTTETHFNGSEENVKIFVMNGLEGYRQSYNVAPTKNELIIYKQYSAANNVEYIMETSGFGLVPNWSKPGNTDPLKEVRKQQAMHFNCRRETLLQTSSIWNASKKTRCVVPIQGYYEWMKIKTQKVPYYVFSKDQPLIYLAGFYSHNKNFTDNFNNDQYLSTFTIITGPATKEDSNDLSWLHSRKPIFLKPGTQQWDDWLDPKVPWSHELQIACLDTLTNPAFESITCHKVSRDVGNTSKDGEYLIKELKQEEKRGAIDSFFKKRPNPQISPSPDAKKVKTEPSVKEELD
- the OGG1 gene encoding 8-oxoguanine glycosylase ogg1 (COG:L; BUSCO:EOG092628HC; EggNog:ENOG503NWHV); the protein is MTIDIVWKSLPLKPVELSLSRVLRCGQTFRWKNIDHVWSFTTSDRIVLLRQDEEHLHYSWIMEEDNKTMKPLKLRESETLEFIMDYFSLSTSLEKLYSDWSIVNQKYNKSVKNSPFVKFPGIRILRQDPWETTISFICSSNNNVKRISKMCDSLCSEFGKFINVYGGESFYSFPDPSSLAKPGTEQKLRELGFGYRARYIYNTACKFVDDDGFPHITTKTLHAMRKSPYEEAHEFLLLLDGVGPKVADCICLMALDKHEIVPVDTHVYQIAIRDYRFKGKRDLKTMNKQVYEDIRGFFKTLFGPYAGWAQSVLFASDLADLNNGINQITDTTTIKTEKVEVDKRTVDFAETKVVKSKRIKTAA